A window of the Besnoitia besnoiti strain Bb-Ger1 chromosome VI, whole genome shotgun sequence genome harbors these coding sequences:
- a CDS encoding nuclear factor NF2 (encoded by transcript BESB_067300), with protein sequence MNESRLRQEIRRLVTEQRQLNRRLQQQRRPRGELFSFSDEKKPEENGVAEAPAAAAPSQQSAPDATSPSTLAGESQSGLGKRPLVRERPTYSFDGEDFQVEKRPKLAAPDEKTATRNRRMFGALAGHLRRAQRQLLQEQTTDLAHKQKQQEERVAQKLAMSQKNIAKIARLEWEKRRQQEQLRLEEVSNELANKENELMRLHLVKHYRNMEVFIGTEAQPTLFWLPAKWDDTTRRLQEQTKLWIRTKIEHIQETDYTYRPQGGVAEGEGAAPASKEEEGRRPESAKTEDGGRSAEDEDAGAVETGKEERADGDEDGKEKAAEKKI encoded by the exons ATGAACGAATCGCGTCTGCGTCAGGAGATTCGCCGGCTCGTCAcggagcagcggcagctcaaccggcgtctgcagcagcagcggcgcccgcgcggggagctcttttctttctctgaTGAGAAGAAACCCGAAGAAAACGGCGTCGCcgaagcgcctgctgcagcggcgccctcaCAGCAGAGCGCGCCGGATGCCACGAGCCCATCGACGCTCGCAGGAGAGTCTCAGTCTGGTCTCGGCAAGCGGCCGCTGGTGC GGGAGCGACCGACCTACTCgttcgacggcgaagactTCCAAGTCGAAAAGCGC CCCaagctcgcggcgccagacGAGAAGACCGCCACGCGCAACCGGCGCATGTTCGGGGCGCTCGCCGGGCActtgcggcgcgcgcagcgacagctgctgcaggagcaAACTACCGACCTC gcaCATAAGCAGAAACAGCAGGAGGAGCGCGTCGCTCAGAAACTCGCGATGAGTCAAAAAAACATCGCCAAGATCGCGCGGCTCGAGTGGGAG AAGCGACGGCAGCAAGAGCAACTGCGTCTGGAGGAAGTCTCGAATGAGCTGGCGAACAAAGAAAACGAACTCATG cgcctccactTGGTGAAGCACTACCGGAACATGGAAGTTTTCATCGGAACTGA AGCGCAACCGACGCTTTTCTGGCTTCCCGCGAAATGGGATGATACGACGCGGCGACTGCAAGAACAGACCAAGTTGTGGATCAGG acgAAGATTGAGCATATTCAAGAAACAGACTACACGTATCGGCCCCAGGGGGGCgtggcggagggcgagggagccgcgccggcgagcaaagaagaagaaggccgacGACCAGAGTCAGCGAAAACTGAGGACGGCGGCCGGTcagccgaagacgaagatgCGGGTGCCGTGGAGACCGGAAAGGAAGAACGAGCGGATGGGGACGAGGACGGCAaggagaaggccgcagaaAAGAAGATATaa
- a CDS encoding hypothetical protein (encoded by transcript BESB_067280), whose product MAASGAKGRAKPGRRSSRVAQATRALRGASLGGLAQPSLEDCGGRKRMRREVAGEGRAKGGARATPQPSEPAGEEGDGDLDPERLDAPSEESGEADEAQEGGGGERGTRRGAASREASAGEATDTPEEEGAIEEPEGDRQEAGKDERSAESRLASAESKTAQEWVALRLRSGAEAEGKGGREMASWDEEEEETYGPEIRKRFKLEPSTRVLRSREAERPPTALRGEKDKPAKPLAAHRAKPLPLKWDKRSTRAAGAVEHTHSAPASGLEDSLRFLPRARGSTRAGRRLRSCRASRGGAGAAMGAASEDEESCEEVSVRRAQSARAGGGRRGGDAPCGEARGSAACACALANAPPRLGRKTGAAEGEGPDAQCTYSGAWVEYRREGECAEWLPHACSSCSCYCVCHWCGSASRIGTLRGPDCVGDATEDDGGAAHAPLQPFFEQLGGRTLRSAARGDGRRGGGAQVCGGERRVGLEARLGSSLRAASPASAAGVSFASALLPPPRGGVPGACEAADAAAVERWRWGPFSGEPSAWDGDGETGGGGGLKIIGVDAGDFGASGVITVLDETELQRRLAAVLLRRQLSAIAGDGCAGATASFQARRGVCDRGWGDAPVRPPRGGVHEASATAQTATERGGVTPQRNDVSAPASAFFARPSFSSDFASSASTAGSLSCVSGAPSVALSLEASPVASFSSYATLPPAAKDDRLHPPPLRLETSAANLSPSLASRRRAGLPRAGLPRAVSAAPAGSAGGCGPAEATPAPGQVGLRGDTCEPAAREMGARDAGRTTLEASALSRPRAGGHADRLEAGEKTLGIERERESHTDGRTRAARSSGVEARGSAALPHPASPTPPTSSDPRASSAAPPRLSGPQRTLSEFLLRVASRRARLERVGRLLAAIPLPAVSVEAVEAAEGLLAREEEAERRSRAREERALAFQRAESEPRRGCGSVSTRCVASPSLDYAAPSAASPPGTPLPAARSDDGKQAKEALGASTPPGSVPASSECAGGSTAVDSESYIERLPTSTSLASPSCPSPPQKPGAGAEARAALASSPAPASLASAAAPFSSSGACSPLPSPESPQTAASPAVCGPRRGGAEGMSKGGAGPTPGSSRGRWRQSVSRLEDFLRSFERQQRAAELARWRDVEESFAWLRSE is encoded by the coding sequence atggcggcgagcggcgcgaaggGGCGCGCGAAGCCCGGTCGCAGGTCCTCCAGagtggcgcaggcgacgcgggcgctgaGAGGCGCCTCGCTAGGGGGCCTCGCGCAGCCTTCTCTGGAGGACTGCGGGGGCCGGAAGCGGATGCGGCGCGAGGTCGCGGGCGAGGGAAGGGCTAAGGGCGGCGcccgggcgacgccgcagcccagcgagccggcgggcgaggagggggacGGGGACTTGGATCCCGAGAGGCTCGACGCCCCCTCGGAGGaaagcggagaagcagacgaggcgcaggagggagggggcggcgagagggggacgcggcgcggcgcggcgagcagagaggcctccgccggcgaggctaCAGACAcccccgaggaggagggcgcaaTCGAAGAGCCGGAAGGAGACCGGCAAGAAGCGGGGAAGGATGAGAGATCTGCAGAGAGTAgactcgcctctgcagagtcCAAAACTGCACAGGAGTGggtcgcgctgcggctccgctccggcgccgaggcggagggcaaGGGCGGCCGGGAGATGGCGTCGtgggacgaagaggaagaagagacgtaCGGCCCCGAAATCCGAAAGAGATTCAAGCTGGAGCCTTCGACTCGCGTCCTgcggagccgcgaggcggagcggcCGCCGACTGCCTTGCGGGGAGAAAAGGACAAACCCGCCaagcctctcgctgcgcaccGGGCGAAACCGCTGCCGCTGAAGTGGGACAAGCGCTCCACGcgtgccgcgggcgccgtcgAGCACACTCactccgcgcccgcgtcgggcCTCGAAGACAGTCTGCGCTTtctcccgcgggcgcggggctcCACGCGagccgggcgccgcctgcgctcctgtcgagcctcgcgcggcggggcgggcgcggcgatgggggcggcgtcggaggacgaagagagtTGCGAAGAGGTaagcgtccgccgcgcgcagtccgcaagagcaggaggcggacggcgaggtGGAGACGCGCCGTgcggggaggcgcggggctccgcggcctgcgcgtgcgccctCGCGaacgctccgccgcgcctcggccgcaagactggcgctgcggagggcgaggggccCGATGCGCAGTGTACGTACTCCGGGGCCTGGGTCGAGTAccggcgagagggagagtgcGCAGAATGGCTGCCGCACGCTTGTTCTTCGTGCAGCTGCTACTGCGTCTGTCACTGGTGCGGCTCGGCGAGCCGCATCGGGACTCTCCGCGGCCCTGACTGTGTCGGAGACGCGACGGAAGACGATGGCGgtgccgcgcacgcgcccctCCAGCCCTTCTTTGAgcagctcggcggccgcacgctccgctcggccgcgcgtggagacgggcgccgtggggggggggcgcaggtgtgcggcggagagaggcgcgtggGCCTCGAGGCCCGTCTGGGctcctcgctccgcgcggcgtctcctgcgtccgcggcgggtgtctccttcgcgtccgccctcttgccgcctccgcgcggcggggtcCCCGGCGCGTGtgaggccgcggacgcggccgccgtggaGCGCTGGCGCTGGGGTCCGTTCAGCGGCGAGCCGAGCGCGTgggacggcgacggagagactGGAGGTGGAGGAGGCCTCAAAATCAtcggcgtcgacgccggTGACTTCGGCGCCTCGGGCGTCATCACCGTCCTCGACGAGACGGAACTCCAGCGGCGCCTTGCGGCCGtgctcctgcggcggcagctctcCGCGATTGCGGGCGACGggtgcgcaggcgccacagCAAGCTTTCAGGCTCGCCGCGGGGTGTGCGACCGCGGGTGGGGAGACGCGCCGGTCAGGCCCCCGCGGGGGGGTGTGCACGAGGCATCCGCGACTGCGCAGACGGCCAcagagcgcggaggcgtgaCCCCACAGCGAAACGACGTGTCGGCTCCCGCATCCGCTTTCTTTGCTCGTCCTTCATTTTCCTCTGATTTCGCGAGCTCGGCCTCCACCGCCGGGTCTTTGTCGTGCGTCTCGGGCGCGCCGTCTGTGGCCCTCTCCttggaggcgtcgcccgtcgcgtctttttcttcctaCGCGACACTCCCGCCTGCGGCAAAGGACGACAGACTccatccgccgccgctccgcctcgAGACCTCCGCTGCCAacctctcgccgtcgcttgcctcgcgccgccgcgccggccttccgcgcgccggccttccgcgcgccgtctccgctgcgccggcgggctctgccggcggctgcgggcctgcggaggcgacgccggcgccgggcCAGGTGGGGCTTCGCGGAGACACCTGCGAGCCCGCGGCACGCGAGAtgggcgcccgcgacgcaggaagGACAACGCTAGAGGCGTCTGCTCTGAGTcgtcctcgcgccggcggacacGCCGACAGActggaggcaggcgagaagacTCTCGGCATCGAACGCGAGCGTGAGAGCCACACCGACGGGCGAACCCGTGCCGCCCGCTCGTCGGGCGTCGAGGCCcggggctccgcggcccTTCCGCACCCGGCGTCTCCCACGCCCCCGACTTCCTCAGACCCccgcgcttcgtctgccgcccctccgcgcctctcggggCCTCAGCGCACGCTCTCAGAgttcctcctgcgcgtcgcgtctcGACGGGCACGACTGGAACGCGtaggccgcctcctcgccgcgatCCCGCTGCCCGCAGTCTCCGTGGAGgccgtcgaggcggcggagggcctcTTGgcccgcgaagaggaggccgaaCGTAGGAGCCGggcgcgagaagaacgagCGCTTGCGTTCCAGCGCGCAGAAAGCGAGCCGCGACGGGGCTGCGGCTCGGTCTCCACTCGgtgcgtcgcgtcgccctcgctggattatgccgcgccctcggccgcgtcgcccccgGGCACGCCgttgcctgcggcgcgtaGCGACGACGGCAAACAGGCGAAAGAGGCACTGGGCGCCTCCACTCCGCCCGGCTCGGTGCCTGCATCGTCTGAGTGCGCCGGAGGCTCCACGGCGGTCGACTCTGAGAGCTATATCGAGCGCCTCCCCACATCGACGTCGCTCGCATCGCCCTCGTgcccgtctcctccgcagaaacccggcgcgggcgccgaggcccgtgcggcgctggcgtcctcgccggcgccggcttcgctcgcgtcggccgcggcgcctttctCGTCCTCCGGCGCGTGCTCGCCGCTACCGTCGCCTGAGtctccgcagacggcggcctcgcctgcggtgtgcgggccgcggcgaggaggcgccgaagggaTGAGTAAAGGGGGTGCGGGTCCGACGCCGGGCTCCAGCAGAGGCCGGTGGCGGCAGTCCGTGAGCCGCCTGGAGGACTTCCTCAGGAGCTtcgagcgccagcagcgcgcggcagaaCTTGCCAGGTGGAGGGATGTCGAGGAGTCGTTCGCGTGGCTGCGATCGGAATGA
- a CDS encoding hypothetical protein (encoded by transcript BESB_067290) — MPPFVADEGPGAAAEEDAELQEVLRLSMREFESARRDAPPPGASLHALPPPPAPEAALELGEDDELQRAIQESLLTAAAAARSPGAGGSSSSSRPVLPSLDTASAASQGTLHDLSWYGQHSPSCAATATGAALPFGASLAPDDDISDLLLPRAALSQKKPGDRCRPPASWQREEEEEVSSFRSQLLPESLLFGYPPLPPASSSSSSAASAASASSGRAGWCLRCGVSLVSPLEPNAPERPQRGRGQGREAGREGDRGRPASPVSPARLASGEPQGAARSGSPFSEASTDNDEHWGAERGEGRGRRRDLSIPNVRLCATCHHQACVRSAVRRLLPRNFNEDAKGAPDTPELRQQLLSSLEPLERAEVERLVKRVFGLGPNRAIGAEDIARWFSHPFVFAAEAAPGSSSPLVSPSPAAPPPEGRDVVCPWGLVQLHGGPCGLLASVQCFVLRALLFAPSRATRYSGLLSSTASAASGGGRGARLNAECANLFPSALARGHALVEALAAILFQAAEKSHYVVALAGLQDVEAASPLVGAARAGLEDLGGERGRRREDPDEILTSCVEVFVKEFDNIQQVMEFYWKFYKLLIHAPAAVLSFLLSVVLTRGIQKVQADADTPDHPLLGLYGHCNQELVNLLLLGAGTSNVWDGDKNLGADGDTGAETVLGGVRKRPLVGFLTEMEALRYCEVGTRYKHPHYPLWVLGSGNHYTTLFCRDILAAALSATCQAEMEAQAAFKAIDQENNMYILSQQLRPLLNLLGQAHMEAEARGAMGAADGVVLWTEFLAWYTQLVSDVKAARGELGVEAPRRFAVYFYDGQRPPGPSVRRYLVELQDVDFRHAQPDAFEIARLLWTRWPAANVTEVPLLPLTVE; from the exons ATGCCGCCGTTCGTCGCGGACGAAGGgccgggcgcggccgcggaggaggacgcggagctTCAGGAGGTGCTGCGGCTCTCCATGCGCGAGTtcgagagcgcgcggcgggacgcgccgccgcccggcgcgagtctgcatgcgctgcctccgccgccggcgcctgaggCTGCGCTCGAActcggcgaagacgacgagctcCAGCGAGCCATTCAAGAGTCGCTGCTGACTG ctgcagcggccgcgcgctctcccgGGGCAGGCgggtcgtcttcgtcgtctcgccCAGTGCTGCCTTCGCTAGACACGGCTAGCGCAGCTAGCCAAGGCACGCTTCACGACTTGTCGTGGTACGGCCAGCACTCGCCGTCCTGTGCCGCGACtgcgacgggcgcggcgcttccgtTTGGCGCCTCGCTGGCCCCGGACGACGACATCTCCGACCtcctcctgccgcgcgcggccttaAGTCAGAAGAAACCGGGGgaccgctgccgcccgccggcctcgtggcaaagagaagaggaggaagaagttTCCTCGTTTCGCTCGCAACTTCTGCCGGAGAGTCTTCTTTTCGGTTACCCCCCACTTCcccctgcctcctcttcctcctcctccgcggcctcggccgcctccgcctcctcagggcgcgccggctggTGTCTCCGGTGCGGGGTGTCTCTGGTATCTCCGTTGGAACCCAACGCGCCCGAAAGGCCGCAGCGTGGCCGGGGCCAGGGCCGCGAAGCGGGGCGAGAGGGCGACCGGGGCAGGCCCGCGTCCCCggtgtcgccggcgcggctcgcgtcgggcgagccgcagggggcggcgcgatCTGGGTCGCCCTTCAGCGAGGCCAGCACCGACAACGATGAGCACTGGGGAGCAGAGAGGGGCGAGggccgcggacgcaggcgggATTTGTCGATTCCAAACGTTCGTCTGTGCGCCACCTGCCACCACCAggcctgcgtgcgcagcgcagtccgcaggctgctgccgAGAAACTTCAAcgaagacgcgaaaggcGCTCCAGACACGCCTGAACTCCGTCAGCAACTCCTCAGCTCGCTGGAGCCCCTGGAGCGCGCCGAGGTCGAGCGGCTTGTCAAGcgcgtcttcggcctcggGCCCAACCGGGCAATCGGCGCGGAAGATATTGCGCGCTG GTTCAGCCATCCGTTTGTCttcgcggccgaggcggcgccaggctcctcctcgccgctcgtGTCCCCCTCTCcggccgcccccccgccggaGGGCCGCGACGTGGTGTGTCCGTGGGGCCTCGTGCAGCTGCATGGAGGTCCCTGCGGTCTCCTGGCCTCCGTGCAGTGCTTCGTCCTGCGTGCCCTGCTGtttgcgccttcgcgcgcgacgcgctaCAGCGGCCTGCTGAGCTCaacggcgtctgcggcgtcgggcggGGGTCGGGGCGCGCGCTTGAATGCGGAGTGCGCCAACTTGTTCCCCTCGGCGTTGGCGCGGGGCCACGCGCTggtggaggcgctcgcggcgatcTTGTTTCAGGCCGCTGAGAAGTCGCACTACGTggtggcgctcgcgggcctgcaggatgtcgaggcggcgagtcccctcgtgggcgcggcgcgcgcggggctgGAGGACttgggcggcgagcgcggccgccgccgggaaGACCCGGACGAGATCCTCACCTCCTGCGTCGAGGTCTTTGTCAAGGAATTCGACAACATCCAGCAAGTCATGGAGTTCTACTGGAAGTTCTACAAACTACTCATCcacgcccccgccgccgtcctctccttcctcctctctgtcgtcCTCACGCGCGGCATACAAAAA GTTCAGGCCGACGCCGACACGCCGGATCATCCGCTGCTGGGGCTGTACGGGCACTGCAACCAAGAGTTGGTGAATCTCCTTCTCCTGGGCGCGGGCACAAGCAACGTCTGGGACGGCGACAAGAACCttggcgccgacggcgacacgggcgcggagacagttctcggcggcgtgcggaAGCGACCTCTCGTTGGATTCCTCACAGAGATGGAGGCCCTAAG gTACTGCGAAGTTGGAACGCGCTACAAGCATCCGCACTATCCGCTGTGGGTGCTGGGCAGCGGTAACCACTACACGACGCTCTTCTGCCGCGAcatcctcgccgcggcgctctcagCTACGTGTCAGGCCGAGATG GAAGCTCAGGCCGCATTCAAAGCGATCGACCAAGAAAACAATATGTATATCCtctcgcagcagctgcggcctcttctcAATCTCCTCG ggcAGGCGCACatggaggccgaggcgcgcggcgctaTGGGTGCAGCCGACGGTGTGGTGCTCTGGACTGAGTTCCTCGCGTGGTACACGCAGCTCGTCTCGGACGTGAAGGCGGCCAGAG GCGAACTCGgtgtggaggcgccgcggcgctttgCGGTGTATTTTTACGACGGTCAGCGGCCTCCAG gGCCCTCCGTGCGCCGCTACCTTGTCGAGCTGCAGGACGTGGATTTCCGCCACGCGCAGCCCGACGCCTTCGAGAtcgcgcggctcctctgGACCCGCTGGCCAGCGGCGAACGTCACGGAGGTGCCTCTGCTCCCTCTCACAGTGGAGTGA